The Microcaecilia unicolor chromosome 6, aMicUni1.1, whole genome shotgun sequence genome includes a window with the following:
- the CBX4 gene encoding E3 SUMO-protein ligase CBX4: protein MELPAAGEHVFAVESIEKKRIRKGRVEYLVKWRGWSPKYNTWEPEENILDPRLLIAFQNRERQEQLMGYRKRGPKPKHLLVQLPSFARRSNVLTGLQDSTVDNRPKIDLNSSSKSQSHQYQLNSKKHHQYQPNGKDHSVKHHSNSKRKYYYQLNSKKHHHYQPDPKMYELQYQTGKDSSSQAFVNHQEKRAHNQAKSYLGQMNNFAVDVHKFPKSHVHGSEKAVVPNGLPGASKEELTSNGIGGKMKIVKNKNKNGRIVIVMSKYMENGMQSAKIKSSEADHEKPSQGPQSNPSESVSLKRTTDKAGAKPPDFWQKATAEKIKKDTTKHRTVRSEEGAKNSFHLAGLRRTYSTSESFHEQPLPLTSKPDLIPWSLPSQDPKPSDMGLNLSNTRKRFLSGTRAELESCKKLITSRSISAPGSLPIPPAEKPVSLPSPAQQPDVILLDSDLDEPIDLRCVKSRAESDRELDRSDVQIIEEEEEEQPVKIQTEAEEPLTAFKPFFGNIIITDVTANCLTVTFKEYITV from the exons ATGGAGCTACCGGCCGCCGGAGAGCATGTCTTTGCGGTAGAAAGCATCGAGAAAAAGCGGATCCGCAAG GGCAGAGTGGAATACTTGGTGAAATGGAGAGGATGGTCCCCCAA ATATAACACGTGGGAACCGGAGGAAAACATCCTGGACCCTCGGCTGCTGATCGCCTTTCAAAACAG ggaaCGGCAAGAACAGTTAATGGGATACCGCAAACGAGGACCAAAACCCAAACACCTACTTGTTCAG CTTCCATCATTTGCCCGTCGCTCTAATGTCCTTACTGGTCTTCAAGATTCCACCGTGGACAACAGACCAAAGATTGATCTGAATTCTTCCAGCAAGAGCCAGTCTCATCAGTACCAACTCAACAGTAAGAAACATCATCAATATCAACCCAATGGCAAAGATCATTCTGTGAAGCATCATTCCAACAGCAAAAGGAAATATTATTACCAGCTGAACAGCAAAAAGCACCATCACTATCAACCTGATCCCAAAATGTATGAGCTTCAGTATCAGACAGGTAAAGATTCCTCAAGCCAGGCCTTCGTCAACCATCAGGAGAAACGTGCTCATAACCAAGCCAAAAGTTATCTTGGTCAAATGAACAATTTCGCTGTTGATGTGCATAAATTTCCCAAGAGCCACGTGCATGGAAGCGAAAAGGCTGTGGTACCTAATGGGTTGCCTGGTGCTTCAAAAGAAGAGCTTACTAGCAATGGAATTGGTGGTAAGATGAAAATagtcaaaaataaaaacaaaaatggaagAATAGTTATAGTGATGAGTAAGTACATGGAGAACGGCATGCAGTCTGCGAAAATTAAGTCTTCAGAGGCTGACCACGAGAAACCAAGCCAGGGACCTCAAAGCAACCCTTCAGAAAGCGTCTCTCTGAAAAGGACTACAGACAAAGCAGGAGCAAAGCCTCCTGACTTCTGGCAGAAAGCAACTGCGgagaaaataaagaaagataCCACAAAACACAGGACAGTAAGAAGCGAGGAGGGAGCCAAAAATTCTTTCCATCTAGCAGGACTTAGAAGGACTTATTCGACCAGTGAGTCTTTTCATGAGCAACCTTTGCCACTGACCAGTAAACCAGATTTAATTCCATGGTCGTTACCAAGTCAGGACCCTAAGCCCAGCGATATGGGGCTGAACTTGTCTAATACTAGAAAACGATTTCTGTCGGGGACTCGCGCTGAGCTGGAGTCTTGCAAAAAACTTATAACCTCAAGGAGTATCAGTGCGCCTGGGAGTCTACCGATCCCACCCGCAGAAAAACCCGTGAGCCTTCCATCACCTGCCCAGCAACCAGATGTGATCTTGCTGGATTCAGACCTGGATGAACCTATAGATTTGAGGTGTGTGAAATCGAGGGCAGAGAGTGACCGAGAACTCGACAGATCTGACGTTCAGAtcatagaggaggaggaggaggagcagcctgTGAAAATACAAACTGAGGCAGAAGAACCTTTGACTGCCTTCAAGCCGTTCTTTGGGAATATAATTATTACTGATGTGACAGCCAACTGCCTCACTGTCACTTTCAAAGAGTACATAACTGTGTGA